One genomic segment of Flagellimonas marinaquae includes these proteins:
- a CDS encoding SusC/RagA family TonB-linked outer membrane protein — protein sequence MKVKKLFGALAAMCLSILFAHAQEKTVTGTVTDQDGVPLPGVNIVVKGTVRGTQSDFDGNYALQASTGDVLVFSYLGQRTLERSVGDASTINVQMQEDASQLEEVVVTAQGIVREKRSLGYSVTTVESDKVESRPEADVARVLNGKVAGVNITSNNGMSGSGTNIIIRGYSSATQSNQPLFIVDGIPFDSGTNTQSNFLDGNTESSRFLDLDPNNIESVSVLKGLSATVLYGNRGRNGVILITTKGAATGDAPTKTEVSVTQSVFMSKAVLPKFQDNYGGGFHQGFGYFFSNWGPRFDRTDDDGIASAGQYLGTGPNGVAVLQHPFNYIADPTLIAGYEDLLDDQYLYKPYNGVEDFFRTGYVYSTSVNVRGGSEKVSFNANYGRTEDIGVTPGNRLLRNNFSLGGNAALSNNFTVSGVFNFARTGYKSPPNAVSTGSGAAFDGSAIFGDVLYTPRSVDLTNLPFQAVDGRSLYYRSGNDIQNPYWTVANSKTSQETDRFTGNISMSYALNDWMNLTYRVGLDTYTELNSYGQNRGGVDGPTLGILRTSSVRNSIWNHDLILSAEKRLSDDFNLTATLGANSRRDTFAQDGIESQGQLVFGVLEHYNFTTPSSVNSFSGIDLNQNFEENLVGIYLDATLSYKDWMYLNVVGRNDWSSTLERENNSLFYPGASVSFIPTTAFPSLQGNVLNYAKLRVGYGSSAGFPTPFNTRDVLSLGARTFVDFNGNVVSGNTVSDILGNRDLSPERVQELEIGLDTRLFNRLNFNLSLYQKSTTDLITNRTLDSSTGFRSTFVNIGEVETKGIEADYDFNILRESEAGIGFNIAGNFTASETTVTDLAEGTNNILLTFAVAGEAANYAVEGRPFGVLLGSTIQRDDNGNKVVGPNGRYLVDNNITEIGDPNPDWTTALIPTITYKNFTLSANLQYRHGGDVYSVTTAGLIGRGVVDPDDPIDRETNYVLPGVFADGTPNNVAISSTEFGFNTFFGGDINEVNVFDGTTIRVQEASLGYSIPKKMLDKTPFGSLSLTLSGTNLWYKAVNFPDNVRYDTNSSSTGVGNGQGIDFFTGPSTRRYGLTVRASF from the coding sequence ATGAAAGTAAAGAAACTGTTTGGAGCACTAGCGGCAATGTGTTTATCCATACTATTTGCCCATGCCCAGGAAAAAACGGTCACCGGAACGGTCACCGACCAAGATGGCGTGCCCTTGCCCGGTGTAAACATCGTTGTTAAGGGTACGGTACGTGGAACACAATCCGATTTTGATGGCAACTACGCCCTACAAGCCAGTACAGGAGATGTACTGGTGTTTTCGTATTTGGGCCAAAGAACACTGGAAAGAAGTGTAGGCGATGCAAGTACGATCAATGTACAAATGCAAGAAGATGCCTCTCAACTCGAAGAGGTAGTAGTAACCGCCCAAGGTATTGTTCGGGAAAAACGTTCGTTGGGCTATTCAGTGACCACGGTAGAGTCCGATAAGGTAGAATCCAGGCCCGAAGCAGATGTGGCCCGGGTATTGAACGGCAAGGTAGCAGGGGTAAATATTACCTCCAACAACGGTATGTCCGGTTCAGGAACCAACATTATCATCCGAGGGTATTCATCGGCAACCCAATCCAACCAACCCCTATTTATTGTTGATGGAATCCCATTTGATTCAGGTACCAATACCCAATCCAACTTTTTGGACGGAAACACTGAGTCCAGCCGGTTTCTGGATCTTGACCCCAATAATATTGAAAGTGTAAGTGTCCTAAAAGGATTAAGTGCAACGGTTTTATATGGTAACCGTGGCAGAAACGGTGTAATCCTGATCACCACCAAAGGTGCGGCCACAGGCGATGCCCCTACCAAGACCGAAGTTTCCGTAACACAATCCGTATTTATGTCCAAAGCGGTACTTCCTAAATTTCAGGATAATTATGGCGGTGGTTTCCACCAAGGCTTTGGATACTTTTTTAGTAACTGGGGTCCACGATTCGATAGAACGGATGATGACGGAATTGCCTCGGCGGGACAATACCTGGGCACAGGGCCAAATGGCGTTGCTGTTTTGCAGCATCCCTTTAACTATATAGCCGACCCTACATTAATTGCTGGCTATGAAGACTTATTGGATGATCAATATTTGTACAAACCCTACAACGGTGTCGAAGATTTTTTTAGAACCGGTTACGTGTACAGTACCTCTGTAAATGTTCGAGGAGGGTCGGAAAAAGTAAGCTTTAATGCAAATTACGGTAGAACGGAAGATATCGGGGTAACCCCAGGGAACCGGTTATTACGAAACAATTTTAGTTTAGGGGGCAACGCCGCCCTTTCCAATAACTTTACCGTTTCCGGGGTGTTCAACTTTGCAAGAACCGGATACAAGTCGCCACCCAATGCAGTAAGTACGGGTAGTGGTGCTGCTTTTGATGGTTCCGCTATCTTTGGCGACGTACTTTACACACCACGGAGTGTAGATCTTACCAACCTACCGTTCCAAGCTGTAGATGGAAGAAGTTTGTACTATAGATCTGGTAACGACATTCAAAATCCATATTGGACCGTAGCAAACTCCAAGACCTCCCAAGAAACAGACCGGTTTACAGGAAATATCTCCATGAGCTATGCCCTTAACGATTGGATGAACCTCACCTATCGTGTAGGTCTGGACACCTATACAGAGTTAAACTCTTATGGACAAAACAGAGGTGGTGTGGATGGTCCAACTTTGGGAATCTTACGAACCAGTTCGGTTAGAAACTCCATTTGGAACCACGATCTTATTTTAAGTGCAGAGAAAAGACTATCCGACGACTTTAACCTCACCGCTACATTGGGCGCGAACAGTAGAAGAGACACCTTTGCACAAGATGGAATAGAAAGTCAAGGGCAATTGGTGTTTGGAGTATTGGAACATTACAACTTCACCACACCATCATCGGTGAACTCCTTTTCAGGAATCGATCTAAATCAAAATTTTGAAGAAAATCTGGTCGGTATTTATTTGGACGCCACCCTATCCTACAAAGATTGGATGTACTTAAACGTGGTGGGCAGAAATGATTGGTCCTCCACATTGGAAAGAGAAAACAATTCATTGTTCTACCCCGGCGCCAGTGTTTCTTTTATACCTACCACTGCATTTCCATCACTGCAAGGAAATGTGCTCAACTATGCCAAACTTAGGGTAGGTTATGGTTCATCTGCAGGTTTCCCAACACCTTTTAACACTCGGGATGTTCTCTCGTTGGGCGCAAGAACCTTTGTGGACTTTAATGGAAATGTAGTTTCTGGAAATACGGTTTCCGATATTCTGGGTAACCGGGATTTATCTCCAGAAAGAGTACAAGAACTGGAAATTGGTCTGGACACCCGATTGTTCAACAGACTCAATTTTAATCTGAGTTTATATCAAAAATCAACTACGGACCTTATTACCAACCGTACCTTGGATAGCTCAACAGGTTTCCGCTCCACATTTGTAAACATCGGAGAAGTAGAGACCAAAGGTATTGAAGCGGACTATGACTTCAATATCTTAAGGGAAAGTGAAGCTGGTATCGGATTTAACATCGCTGGTAATTTTACAGCAAGCGAAACTACTGTCACCGACTTGGCAGAAGGCACCAACAATATCCTATTGACCTTTGCGGTTGCTGGCGAGGCGGCAAACTATGCAGTAGAAGGCCGACCATTTGGTGTATTGCTTGGCAGCACCATACAAAGAGATGACAATGGCAATAAGGTAGTTGGGCCGAACGGACGCTATTTGGTGGACAACAATATCACAGAAATCGGTGACCCCAACCCAGATTGGACCACAGCATTGATCCCTACCATTACCTATAAGAATTTCACCCTCTCCGCAAACCTTCAATACCGCCATGGCGGTGATGTATACTCGGTGACCACAGCAGGGCTTATTGGTCGTGGAGTAGTAGATCCAGATGACCCAATAGATAGGGAAACCAATTATGTGTTGCCCGGCGTATTTGCGGACGGTACTCCAAACAACGTGGCCATATCGTCCACCGAATTTGGGTTCAACACATTCTTTGGCGGGGACATTAACGAAGTGAATGTTTTTGATGGAACTACTATCCGTGTTCAAGAAGCTTCCTTGGGCTACAGCATTCCAAAGAAAATGTTGGACAAAACACCCTTCGGTAGCCTTTCGCTAACATTATCGGGAACCAATTTATGGTACAAAGCAGTAAACTTTCCGGACAATGTGCGCTACGATACCAACTCCTCCAGTACAGGTGTGGGCAATGGTCAAGGGATCGATTTCTTTACGGGGCCCTCAACAAGAAGGTATGGTCTTACCGTAAGAGCATCATTTTAA
- a CDS encoding SusD/RagB family nutrient-binding outer membrane lipoprotein: MKKISNILSLLIAALTIMLGCETTSLDVVESPNALNPSQASVDFFLNQIQLMTAQIHSGEEGRAENGLSQFGMEPVRMQHGFGPTYRENYDPSDFDRVWDNVYARALIDIRTMNPLAEEAGQFTHIAIGQILEAYIMMSMVDFFGDVPYSEAVSGGEGILNPTVDSGASIYQAADQLLVDAIANLGKDETSLPLNDLFYNGNEGQWRKVANTMRLKLYLQTRLANAGGFGASVSTSRINELINSNQLILDASDDFYFQWGTNNASPDSRHPYFDANYDGAGPSSDFYTSNYYMNLMANQYSEPDPRIRYYFYRQQEDYSGADVVTKECVTEISLPSWWDPSEPYCLVPSTNGLSGYWGRNHLDDDGIPPDDAFRTLHGTYPVGGPFDDNTFRNVSGSSAINEGLVGAGISPILMSSYTYFMLAEAALTLNTTGNARDYLESGIRQSIGTVVNFGASLATGTGFEATTTAIDNHVAEILTSYDAADDTGKLRIIIEQYFIALWCNGIEAYNTYRRTGQPDNLTPAFTTPDPGPFLRSMWYSQTAADSNTNITQKSAPSTPVFWDTNPDGFVD; encoded by the coding sequence ATGAAAAAAATATCAAATATACTAAGTCTCTTAATCGCTGCACTGACGATCATGTTGGGCTGCGAGACCACATCCTTAGATGTTGTGGAGAGCCCAAATGCATTGAACCCCTCACAGGCGAGTGTTGATTTCTTTTTGAATCAAATACAACTAATGACCGCACAAATCCATTCTGGCGAAGAGGGACGTGCAGAGAACGGACTAAGTCAGTTTGGCATGGAACCGGTCCGTATGCAACATGGTTTTGGACCCACATACCGCGAGAATTACGACCCATCGGATTTTGACCGGGTTTGGGACAATGTATATGCCCGGGCATTGATAGACATACGCACCATGAATCCCTTGGCCGAAGAAGCCGGGCAATTTACACACATTGCCATAGGGCAAATTTTGGAAGCCTATATAATGATGTCGATGGTGGATTTCTTTGGAGATGTTCCCTATTCCGAAGCAGTTTCGGGCGGCGAAGGCATCCTTAATCCAACCGTGGATTCCGGCGCATCCATTTATCAGGCAGCAGATCAGCTCTTGGTTGATGCCATTGCAAACCTCGGCAAGGACGAAACTTCGTTGCCGTTGAACGATCTTTTCTATAACGGAAACGAAGGGCAGTGGAGAAAGGTGGCCAACACCATGCGCCTAAAGTTGTATCTGCAGACACGTTTGGCAAACGCAGGAGGTTTTGGCGCCTCGGTTTCTACCTCGCGCATCAACGAATTGATCAATAGCAACCAATTGATTTTAGATGCTTCCGATGATTTCTATTTTCAATGGGGCACAAACAATGCTTCACCTGATAGTAGACATCCATATTTCGATGCCAATTACGACGGCGCCGGACCTAGTTCGGATTTTTATACATCCAACTATTATATGAATCTAATGGCCAACCAGTATAGTGAACCAGACCCTAGAATCCGGTATTATTTTTACCGTCAACAGGAAGACTATTCCGGAGCTGATGTAGTCACCAAGGAGTGCGTTACCGAAATATCCTTGCCTTCATGGTGGGACCCATCGGAACCCTATTGTTTGGTACCGTCCACCAATGGGCTCAGCGGATATTGGGGCAGAAACCACTTGGACGATGACGGTATTCCACCAGATGATGCCTTTAGAACATTGCACGGCACATACCCTGTGGGCGGCCCTTTTGACGACAATACATTTAGAAATGTATCGGGATCATCCGCCATTAACGAAGGACTGGTGGGCGCTGGTATTTCCCCCATACTGATGTCCTCTTACACCTATTTTATGTTGGCAGAAGCCGCATTGACCTTAAATACAACTGGAAATGCTAGGGATTATCTGGAATCGGGCATAAGACAATCCATTGGAACCGTGGTAAATTTTGGAGCCTCCTTGGCAACCGGAACAGGTTTTGAAGCAACGACCACGGCCATAGACAACCATGTTGCGGAAATATTGACCAGTTATGATGCTGCCGATGATACCGGCAAATTACGCATAATTATAGAGCAATATTTTATTGCGCTTTGGTGCAATGGCATTGAAGCCTACAACACGTACAGAAGAACAGGGCAGCCCGATAATCTTACACCGGCCTTCACAACTCCCGACCCAGGACCGTTCCTAAGGTCTATGTGGTATTCACAGACGGCAGCGGACAGTAACACCAATATTACGCAAAAGAGCGCTCCGAGCACACCGGTGTTCTGGGATACCAACCCTGATGGTTTCGTTGATTGA
- a CDS encoding MFS transporter, protein MDNSSQPTNKKALLSLAIGGFGIGLTEFVIMGILPNIAGSLEISIPKAGHFIAIYALGVVIGAPFMARLTSGLNPKKTLLFLMLWFTVFNTLSAFSGNYWTMMLFRFLSGMPHGAFFGIGAVVSGYLTKPGKAAQAMAIMFSGLTVANILGVPLGTYIGQEWHWSYSFLLVGISGIATLASLYFWMPKQNLEEVGPQENQNETPVLKNKKLWALILLTTVGTGGFFAWYSYIAPLVITITKLPEANVGYVMIIAGVGMFFGNFLGARMVEILNPVKSVVISMLCMTLALILNSILAESSIAIYTLSFIVGAITFSIATPIQIAIIKAAKGAENLGSSMNQSAFNMGNASGAYFGGLPMVFGLEVNYSSLVGGMLAFMGAAIGIAIIYTQRVQKKREEAIRD, encoded by the coding sequence TTGGACAACTCTTCACAACCAACAAATAAGAAAGCACTTTTATCTCTTGCCATTGGTGGTTTTGGTATTGGGCTTACGGAATTTGTTATTATGGGCATTCTGCCAAATATTGCTGGATCTCTAGAAATATCTATCCCAAAAGCTGGCCATTTTATTGCCATTTATGCTTTGGGAGTGGTGATCGGAGCTCCTTTTATGGCTAGGCTTACTTCTGGTCTTAACCCCAAAAAAACATTGCTCTTTTTAATGTTGTGGTTTACGGTTTTTAACACTTTATCCGCATTTTCCGGAAACTATTGGACCATGATGCTTTTTAGATTCCTTTCTGGTATGCCTCACGGTGCTTTTTTTGGTATAGGTGCCGTTGTATCGGGATACTTGACCAAACCTGGCAAAGCGGCGCAGGCCATGGCCATAATGTTTTCCGGACTCACGGTAGCCAATATTTTAGGGGTACCATTGGGCACATATATTGGTCAGGAATGGCATTGGAGCTATTCTTTTTTACTGGTCGGGATTTCCGGGATCGCCACCTTGGCGAGTCTATATTTTTGGATGCCAAAACAAAATTTAGAAGAGGTTGGCCCACAGGAAAATCAAAATGAAACACCTGTACTCAAAAACAAAAAGCTTTGGGCTTTAATACTGTTGACCACCGTGGGCACTGGAGGTTTCTTTGCTTGGTACAGTTATATAGCACCCTTGGTAATTACCATTACAAAACTGCCCGAAGCAAATGTGGGCTATGTAATGATCATTGCCGGTGTGGGAATGTTCTTTGGAAATTTCCTAGGTGCAAGAATGGTAGAAATCTTAAATCCCGTAAAATCCGTGGTCATAAGTATGCTCTGCATGACACTGGCCTTGATCTTGAATTCTATTTTGGCAGAAAGCAGCATCGCTATCTATACCCTGAGTTTTATTGTGGGCGCAATCACCTTTTCAATTGCCACTCCAATCCAAATTGCCATTATAAAAGCTGCCAAGGGGGCAGAAAACCTAGGTTCGTCCATGAACCAAAGTGCTTTTAACATGGGTAATGCTTCAGGGGCTTATTTTGGTGGCTTGCCCATGGTATTTGGTCTGGAGGTGAACTACTCCAGTTTGGTCGGCGGTATGTTGGCCTTTATGGGTGCCGCTATCGGTATTGCCATTATTTATACACAAAGGGTTCAGAAAAAGAGAGAAGAAGCAATCAGGGATTAA
- a CDS encoding CPXCG motif-containing cysteine-rich protein: MYEHFFQCPYCWETISFLLDSSVSEQIYIEDCEVCCNPIEATAKFQNREMVFFNAQELGQ, from the coding sequence ATGTACGAACACTTTTTCCAATGTCCGTACTGTTGGGAAACCATTTCTTTCTTGCTGGATAGTTCGGTAAGTGAACAAATATACATAGAGGATTGTGAAGTATGTTGCAATCCCATAGAGGCAACAGCCAAATTCCAAAATCGGGAAATGGTATTTTTTAATGCTCAAGAACTGGGGCAATAA
- a CDS encoding TolC family protein, which yields MKSIFYTLFLTLSLSGPLAMAQDQLLTKEEAIDLVLENNLDIQVARNTKQIGDNNADILNSGYLPSVTGNASGSIDKQDSEGVLANGDTRTAEGAETRRYSAAVNVNYTLFDGLGRYYNYKNFKERSQQSELEVRQTIETTILQLFTVYYEAARLTENTNTLEQALEISKDRLKRAEYQFEFGQNTGLDVLNAEVDINTDSINLLNSRQQLRNTMRDLNLILNRELSSNFSADTTVNFVPELQMESMFNEAQLNNVRLQIAEKDLNMGLNNIRVARSGYLPTIGLTGTYGWNESNNNSPLAFVLQNTSTGVTGTINLTWNLFDGGSTITGIKNAKIAYKNQEIAKKQIQLEVERDIRNAWDSYTNALFVLQVQEKNLQTNQNNFKRTDERYKLGQVTSIEFRQAQLNLLNAELAKSQAKYNAKLAELQMLQISGQLLNVDF from the coding sequence ATGAAAAGTATTTTTTATACCCTGTTCTTAACATTGTCTTTATCTGGTCCATTGGCCATGGCCCAAGATCAACTCCTTACAAAAGAAGAGGCCATTGATCTGGTCTTGGAGAACAACCTGGACATTCAGGTTGCCCGCAACACAAAGCAAATAGGCGATAACAATGCGGATATTCTAAACTCTGGCTATTTGCCCAGTGTTACCGGGAATGCCAGCGGAAGTATTGATAAACAAGATTCCGAAGGTGTTCTTGCCAATGGCGATACCAGAACCGCCGAAGGAGCAGAAACCAGAAGATATAGTGCCGCCGTAAATGTAAACTATACCCTATTCGATGGCTTGGGCCGTTATTATAATTATAAAAACTTTAAGGAGCGTTCCCAGCAATCGGAGCTTGAGGTGCGCCAAACCATAGAAACAACCATTTTACAGTTGTTCACGGTGTATTATGAAGCAGCTCGCCTTACGGAGAACACCAATACCTTGGAACAAGCTCTGGAAATTTCCAAGGATAGGCTTAAAAGAGCAGAGTATCAATTTGAGTTTGGACAGAATACGGGTCTGGATGTGCTCAATGCAGAAGTCGATATCAATACGGACAGTATTAACCTCTTAAATTCCAGACAGCAGCTAAGAAATACCATGAGGGATTTAAACTTGATACTAAATCGTGAGCTTTCCTCAAATTTTTCTGCGGACACCACGGTGAATTTTGTGCCCGAACTACAAATGGAAAGTATGTTCAACGAGGCCCAGCTAAACAACGTGAGACTACAGATCGCAGAAAAAGATTTAAATATGGGACTCAATAATATTAGAGTGGCCAGAAGCGGTTATCTGCCAACGATTGGCCTTACCGGAACTTATGGCTGGAACGAGTCCAATAATAACAGTCCATTGGCTTTTGTGCTCCAAAATACTTCTACAGGAGTAACGGGAACCATTAACCTTACTTGGAACCTGTTCGATGGTGGCAGCACCATTACAGGAATAAAAAACGCCAAGATTGCCTACAAGAACCAAGAAATTGCCAAAAAGCAGATTCAATTAGAGGTGGAAAGGGATATCCGTAATGCTTGGGATAGTTATACCAACGCCCTTTTTGTATTGCAGGTGCAAGAAAAGAACCTACAGACCAATCAGAACAATTTTAAGCGAACGGATGAGCGCTACAAATTGGGCCAAGTTACTTCCATTGAGTTTAGACAAGCGCAGCTAAATTTACTGAATGCGGAATTGGCCAAAAGCCAGGCAAAGTACAATGCCAAGTTGGCTGAGCTTCAAATGCTTCAAATTAGCGGACAATTGCTCAATGTAGATTTTTAA
- a CDS encoding efflux RND transporter permease subunit, whose product MRKLISYFIKYHMAVNVFILAFFVFGAVGILSLKSSFFPLNEARNITISIAYPGASPQEVEEGIVLKIEDNLKGLEGVERVTSTSRENSGTINVEIEKERNVDFMLLEVKNAVDRVPTFPTGMEPLIVAKQEPVRPTISFAVSGKDIPLATLKQIGRQIENDLRAIDGISQISIAGYPDEEIEIAVDENSLLAYNLSFAEVAQAVANANILVTGGNIKTVTEEYLIRANNRSYYGDELSNIVVRGDAAGRAIRLKDVAIIRDRFSETPNASYFNGELAVNITITSTNTEDLMGSAENVRQYIQDFNEKYTNVELNVIDDRSTTLTQRTQLLTENAIVGMLLVLVFLSLFLNTRLAFWVAFGLPIAFLGMFVFAPMFNVTINVLSLFGMIIVIGILVDDGIVIAENIYQHYEDGKSPVKAALDGTMEVIPPIISAIITTILAFSIFLFLDSRIGEFFSEVSVIVILTLVVSLVEALIILPAHLAHSKALHRHKKEPKTAISRVFARLRVINKIGDRLMNYMRDNWYSPVLRFMMDYKILTFALFFMALVLTLGSISGGIIRTAFFPRIASDQVSIQLTMPNGTNEKVTDSIISLIQDKAHIVNQELTDTYLQGMDKMLFVNMIKNLGPGSSSARLEINLLPGEERPDGIRSDMVTTRLRELVGPVIGVESLIYGSGGNFGGNPVSVSLLGNNIEELKAAKEELKQTMESNANLKDVTDNDPAGIKEIRLQLKENAYLLGLDLRTVMNQVRGGFFGAQAQRFQRGQDEIRVWVRYDRENRSSISDLDEMRILAPSGDRIPLKEIATYTIERGDVAINHLEGRREIQVSSDLTDPETTSGTDAMLWVRNEVLPEILSKYPSITPSYEGQNREANKLIGSLGFVGPIVIFLIFIVIAFTFRSISQPLLLIFMVPFSLTAVAWGHWIHGFPINVLSMLGIIALIGIMVNDGLVLIGKFNINLRSGMTFDDALYEAGRSRFRAIFLTSVTTIAGLAPLLLEKSRQAQFLKPMAISIAYGIAFATVLTLLMLPLLLSFGNNVKVFAKKLWTGEKVTKEEVERAIREQQEEEEMEADSQPINGTDNRQVSHNGEETQKVTEETT is encoded by the coding sequence ATGAGAAAACTGATCTCGTATTTTATAAAATACCACATGGCAGTAAATGTCTTTATTTTGGCATTTTTTGTTTTTGGGGCAGTGGGGATACTTTCGCTAAAATCTTCCTTTTTTCCACTAAACGAAGCTCGTAATATCACCATTTCCATTGCCTACCCTGGGGCATCTCCCCAAGAGGTCGAAGAAGGTATCGTACTAAAGATCGAGGATAACCTAAAAGGACTCGAGGGAGTTGAGCGCGTTACTTCCACATCAAGGGAAAACAGTGGTACCATCAATGTGGAAATCGAGAAGGAAAGGAATGTCGATTTTATGCTGTTGGAAGTAAAAAATGCTGTGGACAGGGTTCCTACCTTTCCCACCGGAATGGAACCATTGATAGTTGCCAAGCAAGAACCCGTAAGGCCCACTATCAGTTTTGCAGTGAGTGGGAAGGATATACCGCTGGCCACACTAAAGCAAATTGGTCGCCAAATAGAGAACGATCTTAGGGCAATCGATGGCATTTCCCAAATTTCAATAGCAGGTTATCCGGATGAAGAAATAGAAATCGCCGTAGATGAGAATAGTCTATTGGCCTACAACCTTTCCTTTGCCGAAGTGGCACAGGCAGTGGCCAATGCCAATATTTTGGTAACCGGGGGTAATATAAAGACCGTTACCGAAGAATATCTGATAAGGGCAAACAACAGATCCTACTATGGAGATGAGCTTTCCAATATAGTTGTAAGGGGAGATGCGGCCGGTCGTGCAATCCGCTTAAAAGATGTCGCTATTATTCGGGATAGATTTTCCGAGACACCCAATGCATCTTATTTTAATGGGGAACTGGCGGTTAACATTACGATTACAAGTACCAATACAGAAGATTTAATGGGCTCTGCCGAAAATGTAAGGCAGTATATCCAGGATTTCAACGAAAAATACACCAATGTTGAGCTTAATGTAATCGATGATAGATCCACCACATTGACACAGCGTACCCAATTGTTAACGGAAAATGCTATTGTTGGGATGCTTTTGGTCTTGGTCTTTTTGTCACTTTTCTTGAACACCAGATTGGCATTTTGGGTTGCATTCGGGCTTCCCATTGCATTTCTAGGAATGTTTGTCTTTGCACCCATGTTCAATGTTACCATCAACGTGCTCTCTTTGTTCGGGATGATCATTGTTATCGGTATCTTGGTGGATGATGGTATTGTAATCGCGGAAAATATATATCAACATTACGAAGATGGCAAATCGCCGGTAAAAGCCGCACTGGATGGAACCATGGAGGTGATTCCGCCAATTATCTCGGCAATAATTACCACAATCTTGGCCTTTTCCATTTTCCTTTTCTTGGATAGTCGGATTGGGGAATTCTTTAGTGAAGTTTCTGTGATCGTTATCCTAACATTGGTAGTTTCACTTGTGGAAGCATTGATTATTCTACCTGCCCACTTAGCACATTCCAAGGCTCTCCATCGTCATAAAAAAGAACCCAAGACCGCAATTTCAAGGGTTTTTGCCAGACTTAGGGTGATCAATAAAATAGGGGACAGACTTATGAACTACATGCGGGACAATTGGTATAGCCCCGTACTCCGTTTTATGATGGACTACAAGATTTTGACCTTTGCACTGTTCTTTATGGCCCTCGTTCTAACATTGGGGTCTATTAGTGGAGGAATAATTCGAACCGCATTCTTCCCTAGAATTGCCAGTGATCAAGTCTCCATACAGTTGACCATGCCCAATGGAACCAACGAAAAGGTTACCGATTCCATTATAAGCCTAATTCAGGACAAAGCGCATATTGTAAACCAGGAATTGACCGATACATATTTACAGGGCATGGATAAAATGCTGTTCGTGAATATGATCAAAAATTTAGGCCCCGGTTCCTCATCCGCTCGATTGGAAATTAACCTTTTGCCCGGAGAAGAACGGCCAGATGGGATACGGTCAGATATGGTTACCACAAGGCTTAGAGAGTTGGTCGGCCCAGTGATCGGTGTGGAAAGCCTTATTTATGGCTCGGGAGGCAATTTTGGTGGAAATCCAGTATCCGTTTCCCTATTAGGGAACAATATCGAAGAGTTAAAAGCAGCAAAGGAAGAGCTTAAACAAACTATGGAGAGCAACGCGAACCTAAAAGATGTTACCGACAACGACCCAGCTGGAATCAAAGAAATAAGACTGCAATTAAAAGAAAATGCCTATTTGTTGGGACTTGATCTTCGTACGGTGATGAACCAAGTAAGGGGCGGTTTCTTTGGAGCACAGGCACAACGATTTCAACGTGGTCAAGACGAGATAAGGGTTTGGGTGCGTTATGACAGGGAAAATAGATCATCGATTTCCGATTTGGACGAAATGAGGATCTTGGCACCAAGCGGAGATCGCATCCCATTAAAAGAAATTGCCACTTATACTATTGAGCGAGGGGATGTAGCCATCAACCATCTTGAAGGACGCAGAGAGATACAAGTATCCTCGGACCTTACCGATCCCGAGACTACCAGTGGAACAGATGCCATGCTATGGGTTAGAAATGAAGTGCTGCCAGAGATATTATCAAAGTATCCATCCATAACACCATCCTACGAAGGACAGAATAGGGAAGCCAATAAATTGATCGGATCTTTGGGCTTTGTTGGCCCCATCGTTATATTTTTGATATTTATCGTGATAGCTTTTACTTTCAGAAGTATAAGTCAACCCTTATTGTTGATTTTTATGGTACCCTTTAGCCTAACCGCAGTTGCTTGGGGACATTGGATCCATGGATTTCCGATAAATGTACTATCCATGCTCGGAATTATTGCATTGATTGGGATTATGGTCAACGATGGATTGGTGCTAATAGGTAAGTTCAATATAAACTTACGTAGTGGGATGACGTTCGACGATGCCCTCTATGAAGCAGGACGTTCCCGATTTAGGGCCATATTTTTAACATCGGTTACCACAATTGCCGGGTTGGCACCCTTGCTGCTCGAAAAAAGCCGTCAGGCCCAATTCCTAAAACCCATGGCCATTTCCATTGCATACGGTATTGCCTTTGCAACGGTACTAACGCTGTTGATGCTTCCTTTGTTGCTGTCCTTCGGAAACAATGTAAAAGTATTTGCCAAAAAACTTTGGACAGGAGAAAAGGTTACCAAGGAAGAAGTGGAAAGAGCCATTCGGGAGCAGCAAGAGGAGGAGGAAATGGAAGCGGATAGTCAACCTATTAACGGCACCGATAACCGGCAAGTTTCCCATAACGGAGAAGAAACCCAAAAAGTTACAGAAGAGACCACCTAA